Proteins encoded together in one Chitinophaga lutea window:
- a CDS encoding endopygalactorunase, producing the protein MKLLSLVLCTLVGYVLSAKAGDQGGQPGTGVQAGSNATHILRISGDTLVVATGSTYVFTVDTHPDSGLVSTRPTVPQLLSQLTAQNGAAQQYVLSGKNGTPKTDGLVETGDRLSITGGPSLYVLVRPAALSGKLQLERNAITQHTRSSVILYFTAGQRSPAATVKIYIPAGISVTPDNTTVNVIGRGDVKLKDLATQSIGRVGSKYSYSKVGTYAITPIPAGTLLTLSGLDLRPANGADIKLVIADVSLGKAGRYAFKATYTTAVPEVLTSAGTGTEVATLDVTPTIADFHRETDGSLQYRESAGTYTTARFSWSPVKGATGIQLMQSVDEGKTWAKAAANVDVQRASATVKKLLPGKRYSFRLIVKDGPHKGFSNIARCYSGKMDIKQFGATGEEKEDCTEKVNQAIAYLHSIGGGTLLFSPGTYSVRTVHLQSNVYLYIDKAATIKALKGADAPETTWFSDKKYRSGLSPTDAGPYEDPENYMTKQDVGHHYFRNTMFFGERLDNIKIIGNGRITGNGNLVTGDKVMNNAPDNRADKMFTLKLCTNIEIGGIHRAEDLWYDETKDAPYYIGKKGEKITDTGNMLQIDRGGHFVLLATGSDHINVHNTYFGQHGTSNARDIYDFMACNDVTVTNIYSKVSSDDIVKPGSDCSLGFTRPVSHHRVRNIIGDTNCNLFQIGSETADDIMDICVDNIYILGANKAGFSISTNDGAHIKDIHLNCGHTGAIHSRSKMYRSYTPFFISISNRARILGAEVGKYAFTDNGVAHHELLVKNVNIGQVENIILNGIDIYEVYAGSSFSGQRWKAYDGSQRRSTPIVAGYGLPAGKDVQGGLDFKLPNGKHTGYIKNVVFNDVHVLVKGTNPASDTAMAPPELGVGQYNASNLKVLPSYGLWARHVNGLTVTNSSFNFEKPDGRYAIMMDDVHGARISGVKMVKTPGNNVLIKLKNSTGVDLEKSAFYNTAWGSAQADLPARQNTDRDF; encoded by the coding sequence ATGAAACTACTGTCTTTGGTGTTATGCACCCTGGTTGGTTATGTATTGTCCGCAAAAGCGGGCGACCAGGGCGGCCAACCCGGTACAGGCGTCCAGGCAGGCAGCAATGCCACGCACATCCTCCGCATTTCCGGCGACACCCTTGTGGTGGCCACCGGCAGCACCTATGTTTTTACAGTCGATACGCATCCCGATTCGGGACTGGTGTCCACCCGCCCCACCGTTCCGCAACTGCTTTCCCAACTGACCGCTCAAAACGGGGCCGCACAACAATATGTGCTTTCCGGAAAAAACGGCACGCCCAAAACGGATGGCCTCGTCGAAACCGGCGACCGGCTCAGCATAACGGGTGGCCCATCTTTGTATGTTCTCGTTCGTCCGGCCGCACTCAGCGGCAAACTGCAACTCGAAAGGAATGCCATCACACAGCACACCCGCAGCAGTGTTATACTGTACTTCACCGCAGGACAGCGCAGCCCGGCCGCTACCGTAAAGATTTACATTCCGGCAGGCATATCCGTCACACCAGATAATACCACGGTGAATGTGATCGGCCGGGGCGATGTAAAGCTGAAAGACCTGGCCACACAATCCATCGGCCGCGTGGGCTCGAAATATTCGTATTCCAAGGTCGGTACATACGCCATTACACCCATACCTGCAGGTACCTTGCTCACGCTCAGCGGCCTCGATCTGCGGCCCGCTAACGGGGCGGATATAAAACTGGTCATCGCGGATGTATCACTCGGTAAAGCCGGCCGCTATGCGTTCAAAGCCACTTATACCACGGCAGTACCGGAAGTGCTCACCAGCGCGGGCACCGGTACGGAAGTGGCAACACTGGATGTAACACCCACCATTGCGGATTTTCACCGGGAGACAGACGGGAGCCTGCAATACAGGGAATCTGCCGGCACCTATACCACGGCGCGTTTTTCCTGGAGCCCCGTCAAAGGCGCTACGGGCATCCAACTGATGCAATCGGTGGATGAAGGCAAAACCTGGGCGAAAGCAGCAGCCAATGTGGATGTACAGCGCGCCTCCGCCACCGTTAAAAAACTGCTGCCCGGTAAACGGTACAGTTTCCGGCTGATAGTGAAGGACGGGCCGCATAAAGGGTTTTCCAACATTGCCCGTTGTTATTCGGGGAAAATGGATATCAAACAATTTGGCGCCACCGGCGAAGAAAAAGAAGATTGCACGGAGAAAGTCAACCAGGCCATCGCCTACCTGCACAGCATCGGCGGCGGCACCCTCTTGTTCAGCCCGGGCACATATTCGGTCCGTACCGTGCACCTGCAAAGCAACGTGTATCTGTATATCGATAAAGCCGCCACCATCAAGGCGCTCAAAGGCGCAGACGCGCCGGAAACCACCTGGTTCAGCGATAAAAAATACCGCTCCGGCCTCTCCCCCACAGATGCAGGGCCTTATGAAGATCCGGAGAATTACATGACCAAACAGGACGTAGGGCATCACTACTTCAGGAATACCATGTTCTTCGGCGAACGCCTCGACAATATCAAGATCATCGGTAACGGCCGCATCACCGGCAACGGCAACCTGGTTACGGGCGATAAAGTGATGAACAACGCGCCTGACAACCGCGCGGATAAAATGTTCACCCTGAAGCTCTGCACCAACATCGAGATCGGTGGTATTCACCGCGCGGAAGATCTGTGGTACGACGAAACAAAGGATGCGCCTTACTACATCGGCAAAAAAGGTGAAAAGATCACTGATACCGGCAACATGCTGCAGATAGACCGGGGCGGCCACTTTGTACTACTGGCCACCGGCAGCGACCACATCAACGTGCACAACACGTATTTCGGGCAGCACGGCACTTCCAACGCCCGTGACATCTATGATTTTATGGCCTGCAATGATGTAACCGTCACCAATATCTATTCGAAAGTCAGTTCGGACGACATTGTCAAACCCGGTTCCGACTGCTCGCTGGGTTTCACCCGGCCCGTCAGCCACCACCGCGTGCGCAACATCATCGGCGACACCAACTGCAACCTGTTCCAGATCGGGTCCGAAACCGCAGACGACATCATGGATATTTGCGTGGACAATATTTACATTCTTGGCGCCAACAAAGCCGGCTTCTCCATCTCCACCAACGACGGCGCGCATATCAAAGACATCCACCTCAACTGTGGCCACACCGGCGCTATCCATTCGCGCTCCAAAATGTACCGCAGCTACACACCGTTTTTTATTTCGATATCCAACCGGGCGCGCATCCTGGGCGCCGAAGTGGGCAAATACGCTTTCACCGACAACGGTGTGGCACACCATGAGCTGCTGGTTAAAAATGTGAACATCGGGCAAGTGGAAAACATCATCCTGAACGGGATCGATATATATGAAGTGTATGCCGGCAGCTCTTTCAGCGGTCAACGCTGGAAAGCATACGATGGCTCGCAGCGCCGCTCCACGCCGATTGTGGCGGGTTATGGCCTGCCTGCCGGTAAAGATGTGCAGGGCGGGCTGGACTTCAAACTGCCCAACGGCAAACACACCGGCTATATCAAAAACGTGGTGTTCAATGATGTGCATGTGCTCGTAAAAGGCACCAATCCCGCATCAGACACCGCCATGGCGCCGCCAGAGCTGGGGGTGGGCCAGTACAATGCCTCCAACCTGAAAGTATTGCCGTCGTACGGTTTGTGGGCCCGCCATGTAAACGGCCTCACTGTAACGAACAGCAGTTTTAATTTCGAAAAGCCCGACGGCCGTTACGCCATAATGATGGATGACGTGCATGGCGCCCGCATTTCCGGAGTGAAAATGGTGAAGACGCCGGGCAACAATGTGCTCATCAAACTAAAAAACTCCACAGGCGTGGACCTCGAAAAATCAGCCTTTTACAATACCGCCTGGGGCAGCGCACAGGCCGATCTGCCGGCGCGGCAGAATACCGATCGCGATTTCTGA
- a CDS encoding DUF4265 domain-containing protein → MSQPVKILFRFHSSVLGEETVETLHAETISEALGLYKIDSIPFYVPQLACGDIVVAEYDEAEAHLTYRETIEPSGNSTVQVVLLKHPEHVGAVREIFREMGCASEGYGIGYFVMHIPADLDYMPVKIRLEQLSATGELDYAEPLLSDNHRL, encoded by the coding sequence ATGAGCCAACCCGTAAAAATATTGTTCCGGTTCCACAGCAGCGTGCTGGGCGAAGAAACGGTGGAAACCCTCCACGCCGAAACCATCAGTGAAGCGCTCGGGCTTTACAAAATCGACAGCATTCCCTTTTATGTGCCCCAGCTGGCCTGCGGCGATATTGTGGTGGCGGAATACGACGAAGCGGAAGCCCATCTCACCTATCGTGAAACCATCGAACCCTCCGGCAATTCAACGGTGCAGGTGGTGCTGCTGAAACACCCGGAGCATGTGGGCGCCGTCCGCGAAATATTCCGGGAAATGGGTTGCGCGTCTGAAGGGTACGGCATCGGTTATTTCGTGATGCACATCCCGGCCGACCTCGATTATATGCCGGTCAAAATCAGGCTGGAACAGTTATCGGCCACCGGCGAACTGGATTATGCGGAACCGCTGTTGTCCGATAACCACCGGCTTTGA
- a CDS encoding FG-GAP repeat domain-containing protein yields MKNIFLSAVAAVSVSAVCNGQQPVSFRKHVISSIFVSEGSATGDVNNDGKTDILAGPYWYEAPSWKRHQLHADTTNAIPGYCTTFLNFCMDVNSDGRVDLIRFDQPGAVCAWYENPGKTGVRWQQHVILKTAGNETPLLEDVDGDGRKDLICNDSEARQVIWLKSPSGKNSKEWERYIISNDSLRGTHKYTHGLGWGDINGDGRKDVIIRNGWWESPADVKQTGWTFHPADLGKECANMVVLDADRDGDADIISSSAHNYGIWWYEQQPNGWTTHEISKQFSQTHALIMADINNDRHPDFVTGKRYFAHNGKDPGAFEPAVLYWFEYKPGQTPAWTPHQIDNNSGVGNGFVVTDMNGDKKTDIVVSNKKGVFYFEQR; encoded by the coding sequence ATGAAAAATATTTTCCTCAGCGCGGTGGCGGCCGTCAGCGTGTCCGCCGTCTGCAACGGCCAGCAACCCGTATCATTCAGGAAACACGTGATCAGCAGCATATTTGTGTCTGAAGGGTCTGCCACCGGCGATGTCAACAACGACGGCAAAACCGATATACTGGCAGGTCCTTACTGGTACGAAGCCCCTTCCTGGAAACGCCATCAGCTTCATGCAGATACGACCAACGCCATTCCCGGCTATTGCACCACATTCCTCAATTTCTGCATGGACGTGAACAGCGACGGCCGTGTTGACCTCATCCGCTTCGACCAGCCCGGCGCCGTTTGCGCCTGGTACGAAAACCCCGGTAAAACCGGCGTGCGCTGGCAGCAGCACGTCATCCTGAAAACAGCCGGCAACGAAACGCCCCTGCTCGAAGATGTGGACGGCGACGGGCGAAAAGACCTGATCTGTAACGATTCCGAAGCCCGGCAGGTGATCTGGCTCAAATCCCCCTCGGGAAAAAACAGCAAGGAATGGGAGCGGTACATCATCAGCAACGACAGCCTGCGGGGCACTCACAAATACACCCACGGCCTCGGCTGGGGCGACATCAACGGCGACGGCAGAAAAGACGTGATCATCCGGAACGGCTGGTGGGAATCACCGGCGGATGTGAAACAAACCGGATGGACCTTCCACCCCGCCGACCTCGGCAAGGAATGCGCCAACATGGTAGTGCTGGACGCCGACCGCGACGGCGATGCGGACATCATCAGCTCGTCGGCCCACAACTACGGCATCTGGTGGTACGAGCAGCAACCCAACGGATGGACGACGCACGAGATCAGCAAACAATTCTCGCAAACGCATGCGCTGATCATGGCAGATATCAACAACGACCGGCACCCCGACTTCGTCACCGGCAAACGTTATTTTGCCCACAACGGCAAAGACCCCGGTGCATTCGAACCCGCCGTATTGTACTGGTTCGAATACAAACCCGGCCAAACGCCCGCCTGGACGCCCCACCAGATCGACAATAACTCCGGCGTCGGGAATGGTTTTGTGGTCACGGATATGAACGGCGATAAAAAAACCGACATCGTGGTCTCCAATAAAAAAGGCGTGTTCTACTTCGAGCAGCGATGA
- a CDS encoding alpha-galactosidase, whose amino-acid sequence MNRRWLSLSGLALITQLAFAQQKKDWLVTPVTAKAEVQSAGQDVVLTNGLVKRAFRIAPNVACFDYVNLSNGQQLLRAVKPEARIGLNGKEYNVGGLYGQKENAYLLPEWLNGFTAGSSDFQYVKHEVADIKPRVQWKARYWAGNKQQATGKQLTFTYKAGTPEVQGVTVKVHYALYDGIPLITKWLTIENGAGKNISVNRVVNEMLALVEEESAVVGTPAQLRKPQGIYVETNYAFNNAMQYPVSDQTTHWKADSVYTSQVNYDLGTPCLLEVYPDKVTDVILPQGETFTSVGTNELLMDSYDRERRGLAVRKMYRTIAPWTTGNPIFMHLVSKNDEQVKEAVDQCAATGYEALILSFGSHVNMEDTSAANIARWKKNAAYAHSKGILIGGYSLFSSRRISDKDDVISPVTGKPGGAFFGNAPCFGSEWGLAYRDKIKAFITQTGFDIWENDGPYPGDVCASTTHPGHKGLDDSQWRQMEIQKELYRWLNEKGVYINAPDWYFLDGTNKIALGYREVNFSLSREQQKILNRQNIFDGTWEKTPSMGWGFVPLTRYHGGGPEAVLEPLKDHLDDYKQLMFQYYGAGVQACYRGPRLYDSEETKKVVTDMVNWYKQYRDILNSDVIHLRRPDARDWDGILHANPQLKEKGLLILYNPLKTSITRTIAVPLYYTGLTTTAKVKESGKTLKTYPLNRNFEISMTVTLAPGSYSWWVIE is encoded by the coding sequence ATGAATAGAAGATGGCTTTCATTATCAGGGTTGGCATTGATCACCCAACTGGCATTTGCCCAGCAGAAAAAAGACTGGCTGGTAACGCCCGTAACGGCAAAAGCGGAAGTACAATCCGCAGGGCAGGATGTGGTGCTGACGAACGGCCTGGTGAAACGCGCCTTCCGTATTGCGCCGAACGTGGCCTGTTTTGACTATGTGAACCTGAGCAACGGTCAGCAGCTGTTGCGCGCCGTCAAACCGGAAGCACGGATCGGGCTGAACGGGAAGGAATACAACGTAGGCGGGCTCTATGGGCAGAAAGAAAATGCCTACCTGTTGCCTGAATGGCTGAACGGGTTTACCGCAGGCAGCAGCGACTTTCAGTATGTAAAACATGAAGTGGCGGATATCAAACCGCGCGTTCAATGGAAAGCCAGATACTGGGCCGGCAATAAGCAGCAGGCCACGGGCAAACAGCTGACATTCACCTATAAAGCCGGCACACCCGAGGTGCAGGGTGTGACCGTTAAAGTGCATTATGCGCTGTACGACGGCATTCCCCTGATCACCAAATGGCTCACGATCGAAAACGGCGCCGGTAAAAATATCTCCGTAAACCGGGTGGTGAACGAAATGCTGGCGCTGGTGGAAGAAGAAAGCGCCGTGGTGGGCACACCGGCGCAATTGCGCAAGCCGCAGGGCATTTATGTCGAAACGAACTATGCCTTCAATAACGCGATGCAGTACCCGGTAAGCGATCAGACCACGCACTGGAAAGCCGATTCGGTGTACACCTCGCAGGTGAATTACGACCTGGGCACGCCCTGCCTCCTGGAAGTGTACCCGGATAAAGTGACGGATGTGATACTGCCCCAGGGCGAAACGTTTACATCCGTAGGTACCAACGAACTGCTGATGGACAGCTACGACCGTGAGCGCCGCGGCCTCGCCGTACGGAAGATGTACCGCACCATTGCGCCCTGGACCACGGGCAATCCCATCTTTATGCACCTCGTCAGCAAAAACGATGAGCAGGTGAAAGAGGCCGTGGACCAATGTGCCGCCACCGGGTATGAAGCGCTCATCCTCAGTTTCGGCAGTCATGTAAACATGGAAGATACCTCCGCCGCCAATATCGCCCGCTGGAAGAAAAACGCGGCGTATGCGCACAGCAAAGGCATCCTGATCGGCGGCTATTCGCTGTTCAGCTCCCGCCGCATCAGCGATAAAGACGATGTGATCAGCCCCGTTACCGGCAAACCCGGCGGCGCGTTTTTCGGGAATGCGCCCTGCTTCGGCAGCGAATGGGGCCTGGCTTACCGCGATAAAATCAAAGCGTTCATCACCCAAACCGGATTCGACATCTGGGAAAATGACGGGCCTTACCCCGGCGACGTTTGTGCGTCTACCACGCACCCCGGCCACAAGGGACTGGACGATTCGCAATGGCGGCAGATGGAAATCCAGAAGGAGCTCTACCGCTGGCTCAATGAAAAAGGGGTGTACATCAATGCCCCCGACTGGTACTTCCTCGACGGCACCAACAAAATCGCATTGGGCTACCGCGAAGTGAACTTTTCGCTCTCCCGCGAACAGCAGAAGATCCTCAACCGCCAGAATATATTCGACGGCACCTGGGAAAAAACGCCTTCCATGGGCTGGGGATTTGTGCCGCTTACCCGCTACCACGGCGGCGGCCCCGAAGCCGTGCTGGAGCCTTTGAAAGATCACCTGGACGATTACAAACAACTGATGTTCCAGTATTACGGCGCCGGTGTACAGGCCTGCTACCGCGGCCCGCGCCTGTACGATTCGGAAGAAACCAAAAAAGTGGTGACGGATATGGTGAACTGGTACAAACAATACCGCGATATCCTGAATTCGGATGTGATCCACCTCCGCCGCCCCGATGCCCGGGATTGGGACGGCATCCTGCACGCCAACCCGCAGCTGAAGGAAAAAGGTCTACTCATCCTGTACAACCCGCTTAAGACGAGCATTACCAGAACCATTGCGGTGCCGCTGTATTACACAGGCCTCACCACAACGGCGAAAGTAAAAGAATCGGGGAAAACATTGAAAACATACCCGCTGAACCGGAATTTTGAGATCAGCATGACGGTTACGCTGGCACCCGGAAGCTATAGCTGGTGGGTGATTGAATAA
- a CDS encoding RagB/SusD family nutrient uptake outer membrane protein has product MRRTQLLYIVVSLAVFSLGCNKILDVENISAFDPKKVWNDPQLTNAYLTDLYRRTMPGEWPVNNGGNADEAAGVLEAGAVQVNNGSFKVWPYANIRDINVLFEEIEKGTLEAKVKDPVKGQAYFLRAWNYFNAVMTHGGVPILTKPQGIKDDLQVPRNSTKECFDFIEADLQQAIALLPPKFTGADRGRVDKPAALAFLGRVLLYKASPLFNPSNPYNNAYWAAAYTVNKKAKEDLATQGYALMNSYGALFNKANEGNSEAVLSVLFMKPNRSNGRREDMCRPLSESKNATGGDQPIWEMVEAFPMKDGLQPGSSTYTYNVQAYWENRDPRFYANVVYNGGVYELSGKAGRRQYTVQGIATAEDQFGPGQLFNRTGFYPLKGMDPSLAQPVVTENDLDWVEIRYAEVLLNFAEAANETGRSAEALDVLVQIRKRAGIEPGGSNLYGLNAAMTRDQLREAIYHERRIEFIYEGKRFTDLRRARKFGLLNGMKKHGLLATLKPGKNPADGSAYLLQPQDFTYQVVPLISNGTNVMVVPDTYYFFPIAQSEIEKNPKLIQNAGWNNGTFNPTLE; this is encoded by the coding sequence ATGAGACGTACACAGCTTTTATATATCGTAGTCAGCCTGGCGGTGTTTTCGCTGGGTTGTAACAAAATCCTGGATGTTGAAAATATCAGCGCATTCGACCCGAAAAAAGTGTGGAATGATCCGCAGCTGACCAATGCTTACCTCACGGACCTCTACCGCCGTACCATGCCGGGCGAATGGCCGGTAAACAATGGCGGTAATGCGGATGAGGCAGCGGGCGTTCTTGAGGCGGGCGCGGTGCAGGTGAATAACGGCAGCTTCAAAGTGTGGCCGTATGCCAATATCCGGGACATCAACGTGTTGTTTGAAGAAATCGAAAAAGGTACACTCGAAGCGAAAGTGAAAGACCCGGTGAAAGGCCAGGCGTATTTCCTGCGGGCATGGAATTATTTCAACGCGGTGATGACGCATGGCGGCGTACCTATCCTCACCAAACCACAGGGCATCAAGGATGACCTGCAGGTGCCGCGTAATTCTACCAAAGAATGTTTCGACTTTATCGAAGCGGATCTGCAGCAGGCTATTGCACTGCTGCCGCCGAAATTCACCGGCGCCGACCGTGGCCGTGTGGATAAACCGGCCGCGCTGGCGTTCCTGGGCCGCGTGTTGCTGTACAAGGCCAGTCCGCTGTTCAATCCCTCCAATCCTTACAATAACGCTTATTGGGCGGCGGCTTACACGGTGAACAAAAAAGCCAAGGAAGATCTGGCCACGCAGGGATATGCGCTGATGAACAGCTACGGCGCGCTGTTTAATAAAGCCAACGAAGGCAACAGCGAAGCGGTGCTGTCCGTGCTGTTTATGAAACCAAACCGCTCCAACGGCAGGCGGGAAGACATGTGCCGTCCGCTGAGCGAATCCAAGAACGCCACCGGAGGCGATCAGCCCATCTGGGAAATGGTGGAAGCCTTCCCGATGAAAGATGGCCTGCAGCCGGGCAGTTCGACGTATACCTACAACGTGCAGGCTTATTGGGAGAACCGGGATCCGCGGTTTTACGCCAATGTAGTGTACAACGGTGGTGTTTATGAACTGAGCGGTAAAGCAGGCAGAAGGCAATATACCGTACAGGGCATCGCCACGGCGGAAGATCAGTTCGGCCCCGGCCAGCTGTTCAACAGAACCGGCTTTTATCCCCTTAAAGGCATGGACCCGAGCCTGGCGCAACCGGTGGTGACGGAAAACGACCTCGACTGGGTGGAGATCCGCTATGCGGAAGTATTGCTGAACTTCGCCGAAGCCGCCAACGAAACCGGCCGCAGCGCCGAAGCGCTCGACGTACTGGTGCAGATCCGCAAACGTGCCGGCATTGAGCCCGGCGGCTCCAACCTGTATGGCCTCAACGCCGCCATGACGCGCGACCAGCTCCGCGAGGCCATTTACCACGAGAGGCGGATCGAATTCATTTATGAAGGCAAACGCTTCACCGATCTCAGGAGGGCCCGCAAATTCGGGCTGCTGAACGGTATGAAAAAACACGGCCTGCTTGCCACGCTGAAACCCGGTAAAAACCCGGCCGACGGCTCGGCATATCTGCTGCAGCCGCAGGACTTCACCTACCAGGTGGTGCCGCTGATCTCCAACGGTACCAATGTGATGGTGGTGCCTGATACGTATTATTTTTTCCCGATCGCACAATCGGAAATTGAAAAAAATCCGAAACTGATACAGAACGCGGGTTGGAACAACGGCACGTTTAATCCGACCCTGGAGTAG